AAAATGATCAGTGTCGAGTGAAACTAATCTTAGAAAAGACAGGGAGGATTTTCTGGCGCCATAAAAATGGCGAAAAGCAGCGGGGTTTTTTTGACATCGTGCGAGCTGCACGACTCTATATAGAAAGAGTCGTGCATTGGGCATGCTTTATTCGGGGGCGTGGTCGCGCAAAAATACCAGATTGTCCGGTTTCGACTGTTCGACGCTGTAGCGATATCCCTGCACATCGAATTGCTTGAGCAGGGTCGGATCGTTGATTTTTTCCTGGATCACGAAACGGCTCATCAGACCGCGAGCCTTCTTCGCGTAGAAGCTAATGATCTTGTACTGACCGTTCTTCTGATCCTTGAACTCGGTGTTGATGATCCGTGCGTTCAATGCCGTTCGTTTGACCGCCGAGAAGTACTCGTTGGAGGCCAGGTTGAGCAGAACGTCGTCGCCTTGATCGGCCAACGCTTCGTTCAGCCATTCGCTGATGCGCGTGCCCCAGAAGGCATACAAGTCCTTGCCCCGGGCGTTGGCCAGTTTGGTGCCCATTTCCAGGCGATACGGTTGCATCAGGTCGAGCGGGCGCAGCAAGCCATACAGGCCTGACAACATGCGCAGGTGTTTTTGCGCGTAGTCGAAATCGGCTTCGCTGAAGGATTGCGCGTCGAGACCGGTATAAACGTCACCCTTGAACGCGAGCAGCGCCTGCTTGGCGTTTTCCGGAGTGAACGCGGGTGTCCAACTGCCGAAACGCGCGGCATTTAGCCCGCCGATCTTGTCCGACACGTGCATCAGTTCGCTGATTTGCGCAGGCGTCAGGTCGCGCAATTGCTGGATCAGTTCCTGGGAGTGGTCGAGGTATTGCGGCTGAGTAAAGCGCTGGGTCGCCGGCGGTGTTTCGTAATCGAGGGTCTTGGCGGGGGAAATCACCATCAGCATGAAGTCGTCTCCTTTAATTGTGGAGGCGATTCTAGGGGGTTGTCGGTGTTGACTCCAGCTATGGGGGCAATAGGTGTGGGGAAGCTTGGGCATTTGCGACGGTTGGTGGATTTTTCCCTCACCCCAGCCCTCTCCCAGAGGGAGAGGGGGCTGACCGAGTTGTACTGTCGATTTACGCCGACATGATCTATCGAGTTGAACTCAAATTTTGAAATCAATGAAGATCGGCTCCCTCTCCCTCCGGGAGAGGGCTGGGGTGAGGGCAGCGTCCGTGAGCGTTGC
This region of Pseudomonas sp. R84 genomic DNA includes:
- the yaaA gene encoding peroxide stress protein YaaA, encoding MLMVISPAKTLDYETPPATQRFTQPQYLDHSQELIQQLRDLTPAQISELMHVSDKIGGLNAARFGSWTPAFTPENAKQALLAFKGDVYTGLDAQSFSEADFDYAQKHLRMLSGLYGLLRPLDLMQPYRLEMGTKLANARGKDLYAFWGTRISEWLNEALADQGDDVLLNLASNEYFSAVKRTALNARIINTEFKDQKNGQYKIISFYAKKARGLMSRFVIQEKINDPTLLKQFDVQGYRYSVEQSKPDNLVFLRDHAPE